Proteins encoded together in one Marmota flaviventris isolate mMarFla1 chromosome Y, mMarFla1.hap1, whole genome shotgun sequence window:
- the LOC139703516 gene encoding electron transfer flavoprotein regulatory factor 1-like, with the protein MANFLREVLNLYKNLLYLGWDYFKRHLKDVFLKNKDVKDPEKIKELTEGGEFVMKELKVLYFLRKYRATKQCHYSDINKTK; encoded by the exons ATGGCCAATTTTTTAAGAGAAGTACTGAATCTTTATAAAAATCTGCTGTACCTTGGATGGGActattttaaaaggcatttgaaggatgttttccttaaaaac aaagatgtgaaggATCCAGAGAAGATCAAAGAACTTACGGAAGGAGGCGAATTTGTCATGAAAGAGCTAAAAGTCTTATACTTCCTTAGGAAATACAGAGCTACGAAACAATGCCATTATTCAGATATCAACAAAACTAAGTGA